A part of Miscanthus floridulus cultivar M001 chromosome 6, ASM1932011v1, whole genome shotgun sequence genomic DNA contains:
- the LOC136460309 gene encoding uncharacterized mitochondrial protein AtMg00820-like: MVTRACVGMFKPNPRYAATATTATISPILCTVNQALKDPNWHSAMQLEFDALFDNNTWELIPRPPSTHMVSGKWIFHHKYKEDSTFDRYKARWVVCGFTQCIGIDYGDTYSPIIMAAMARMVLTLTA; the protein is encoded by the coding sequence ATGGTCACCAGGGCATGTGTGGGGATGTTCAAACCGAACCCACGATACGCTGCTACTGCTACAACGGCGACGATTTCTCCAATCCTGTGCACGGTGAACCAGGCTCTCAAGGACCCTAATTGGCATTCAGCAATGCAATTAGAGTTTGATGCACTGTTCGACAATAATACATGGGAGCTCATTCCTCGGCCTCCTAGCACCCACATGGTCAGCGGCAAATGGATCTTTCATCACAAGTACAAGGAGGACAGCACCTTCGACCGCTACAAGGCAAGATGGGTGGTTTGTGGGTTCACGCAATGCATCGGCATCGACTATGGTGACACGTATAGCCCCATCATCATGGCGGCTATGGCGCGCATGGTGCTCACCCTCACAGCCTAG